In Candidatus Cohnella colombiensis, one DNA window encodes the following:
- a CDS encoding dihydrofolate reductase yields the protein MTVTLIAAVAANGVIGIHNELPWRLPADMAFFKQQTIGKPILMGRKTFESLKRPLKDRTNVILSRTMTAPPDGCELVHSISDAIERHRDEEIMVIGGAEIYAQVLPFADRMILTEIEQSFEGDAYFPSYDRSEWKLVSKTPGIVNDANLLSHSFCVYERASTE from the coding sequence ATGACAGTCACATTAATAGCCGCAGTCGCTGCCAATGGCGTCATCGGAATTCATAATGAATTACCTTGGCGACTTCCAGCTGACATGGCTTTCTTCAAGCAGCAGACGATAGGGAAGCCGATTCTAATGGGGCGTAAGACGTTCGAATCGCTTAAGCGTCCACTAAAGGATCGGACGAATGTAATCTTATCACGTACGATGACAGCTCCGCCTGATGGTTGCGAGCTTGTTCATTCTATTTCTGATGCGATTGAGCGCCATCGGGACGAAGAAATTATGGTAATTGGGGGAGCAGAGATATACGCACAAGTGCTTCCGTTTGCGGATAGAATGATTTTGACAGAAATTGAACAATCTTTCGAGGGAGACGCTTATTTTCCTTCGTACGATCGATCGGAATGGAAGCTCGTATCCAAAACACCGGGTATTGTTAATGATGCTAACCTTCTTTCTCATTCATTTTGTGTGTATGAACGTGCATCTACTGAATAG
- a CDS encoding glutamate synthase subunit beta: protein MSTPTGFMEYQRELPGDRDPLERIKDWNEFHRMFSDEQLRTQGARCMDCGTPFCHTGIELEGTVSGCPVNNLIPEWNNLIYRGLWREAYERLNMTNNFPEFTGRVCPAPCEGSCTVGMTGDPVTIKTIEEAIIERAFEEGWVIPELPLTRTGKKVAVVGSGPAGLATAAQLNKAGHTVTVYERADRIGGLLTYGIPAMKLEKEVVQRRVDLLIAEGIHFMTCTEIGKDISSEELLEQYDAVVLCGGATKARPIGNVEGHQLNGIYPAMDYLNSTIKSYLDQDLAEGTYISGKNKHVIVIGGGDTGTDCVATALRHGCLSITQFGTHAKSPLTRDPINNPWPEYPNVYTLDYAHEEARALYGEDPRAFSVLTKKFVGDENGNVKELHTVQIHRYIDEQGRKIYEELPGTEKVWPADLVLVAVGFEGPERTIIDQLGLVTDRRTNVKARYGDYKTNVDKVFAAGDMRRGQSLIVWAINEGRGAAHEVDKYLMGSTMLPR from the coding sequence ATGTCGACGCCTACGGGATTTATGGAATATCAAAGAGAACTTCCGGGAGACCGGGATCCTTTAGAGCGCATCAAGGATTGGAATGAGTTCCACCGTATGTTCTCAGATGAACAGCTACGTACACAAGGTGCGCGTTGTATGGATTGTGGAACACCATTCTGTCACACAGGGATAGAACTTGAAGGTACAGTATCAGGCTGCCCTGTAAACAATTTGATTCCAGAATGGAATAATCTGATTTACCGTGGCTTATGGAGAGAGGCATACGAACGTCTCAATATGACGAACAATTTCCCTGAATTTACTGGCCGTGTCTGCCCAGCTCCTTGTGAGGGATCTTGTACAGTAGGGATGACGGGTGATCCTGTTACAATTAAGACAATTGAAGAAGCGATCATCGAACGAGCATTTGAAGAAGGTTGGGTGATCCCTGAACTTCCGCTTACTCGAACAGGCAAAAAGGTTGCAGTCGTCGGCTCAGGGCCTGCTGGATTAGCTACTGCTGCACAACTAAACAAAGCGGGTCATACGGTAACGGTTTATGAACGTGCAGATCGAATTGGGGGACTTCTTACTTATGGAATCCCGGCAATGAAGCTTGAGAAGGAAGTTGTGCAACGTCGTGTAGATCTACTTATTGCTGAAGGTATTCACTTCATGACGTGTACAGAGATCGGCAAAGATATTTCGTCTGAAGAGCTATTGGAGCAATATGATGCAGTCGTACTTTGTGGCGGAGCGACGAAAGCTCGTCCGATCGGCAACGTCGAAGGACATCAATTGAATGGTATCTATCCTGCGATGGATTATTTAAATAGCACAATTAAAAGCTATTTGGATCAAGATCTAGCTGAAGGTACTTATATTTCCGGTAAAAATAAGCATGTGATCGTTATCGGCGGTGGCGATACCGGTACGGACTGTGTAGCTACAGCATTGCGACACGGCTGTCTGTCGATTACACAATTCGGTACACACGCGAAGAGCCCATTAACACGCGACCCAATCAATAATCCTTGGCCGGAATATCCGAATGTGTACACTTTAGATTACGCACATGAAGAAGCAAGAGCATTGTATGGCGAAGATCCTCGCGCATTTTCAGTTCTCACGAAGAAGTTTGTAGGAGACGAGAACGGAAATGTGAAGGAGTTGCATACGGTTCAAATTCATCGGTATATTGATGAGCAAGGTCGTAAGATCTATGAAGAACTTCCAGGTACAGAAAAAGTATGGCCTGCTGATCTCGTGCTTGTCGCTGTAGGCTTTGAAGGTCCCGAAAGGACAATTATTGATCAGCTTGGTCTGGTTACAGATCGTCGCACAAATGTAAAGGCACGTTACGGAGATTATAAGACGAACGTGGATAAAGTATTTGCGGCAGGCGATATGAGACGCGGACAAAGCTTGATCGTTTGGGCAATTAACGAAGGTCGTGGAGCTGCTCATGAAGTGGATAAATACTTAATGGGAAGTACGATGCTTCCACGCTAG